One region of Archocentrus centrarchus isolate MPI-CPG fArcCen1 chromosome 6, fArcCen1, whole genome shotgun sequence genomic DNA includes:
- the slc13a1 gene encoding solute carrier family 13 member 1, whose product MGEKRMQNRLSRGLWNYHSVLLIILTPLLLLPLPLVIETKEAACAFVLLLMAVYWVTEVIPLSMTAMLPAILFPLCGIMTSSGVAKEYFKDFHFLLVGVICLATSIEKWGLHRRIALRLVTLVGVSPAWLMLGFMSGCAFLSMWVQNTSAVTMVMPIVEAVLQQILKAKEEGYAGEDNPNLQLDEISNGPEEVKETRSDSKQPDVPKETSVQIQMVSQPAADEVQEAVNKNAAQHAPTALHRRRKQDRMLCKAMCLGIAYSSNIGGITTLPGTSPNLIFSEYLNQVYPDCNCINFGNWLLLCLPVSVIMLLLTWLWLYWLFIGSDFRFLWRCHGEQSEGEKAAKKVIEDEYKKLGAMSSQEIFTGVVFVVMVLLWLTRSPGFIPGWASLFPHKSNYVTDATVALLLGVLFFIVPAHGPSKKYEAMISWKEFQVSMPWQVALLVGGGFALAKGAEESGLSLWVARLMTPLGELPVLATVAIACIIVTTLTEVASNAATITIFLPILSPLAEAIHVNPLYILIPATLCTSFSFLLPVSNPPNAVVYAYGHITIIDMVKAGLGVNMIGVLAVLLAVAAWGVPLFSLDTYPDWAPTLPTFNSTVP is encoded by the exons ATGGGAGAGAAGAGGATGCAGAACAGGCTGAGCAGAGGACTGTGGAACTATCACAGCGTTCTCCTGATCATCCTcacgccgctgctgctgctcccacTTCCTCTGGTCATCGAAACAAAG gaGGCAGCATGTGCCTTTGTGTTGCTGCTGATGGCGGTATACTGGGTAACGGAGGTGATTCCACTCTCCATGACTGCCATGCTGCCCGCCATCCTCTTCCCCCTGTGTGGCATCATGACGTCCTCCGGT GTGGCAAAGGAGTATTTTAAAGACTTCCACTTCCTGCTTGTGGGCGTCATCTGCCTCGCCACATCCATCGAGAAGTGGGGCCTCCACCGCAGGATCGCCCTGAGGCTCGTCACCTTGGTGGGAGTCAGCCCTGCGTG GTTGATGTTGGGCTTCATGTCCGGCTGTGCCTTCCTCTCAATGTGGGTCCAAAATACCTCTgctgttaccatggtgatgccCATCGTGGAAGCTGTCCTCCAGCAGATCCTGAAGGCAAAGGAAGAAGGGTATGCTGGTGAAGACAACCCCAACCTGCAGCTGGATG aaATCTCCAACGGTCCCGAAGAGGTTAAAGAAACTCGGAG TGACAGCAAGCAGCCAGACGTCCCTAAAGAAACTTCTGTTCAGATACAAATGGTGTCGCAGCCTGCAGCAGATGAGGTGCAGGAAGCGGTGAACAAAAAC GCTGCACAGCACGCACCCACGGCTCTCCACAGGAGGCGTAAACAGGACCGGATGCTGTGCAAAGCCATGTGCCTTGGCATCGCCTACTCATCCAACATTGGTGGCATCACCACGCTGCCAGGAACCTCTCCAAACCTCATATTCTCTGAGTACCTCAACCA GGTTTACCCAGACTGCAACTGCATTAACTTTGGGAACTGGCTCCTGTTGTGCCTGCCCGTCAGCGTGATCATGCTGCTGCTGACGTGGCTGTGGCTGTATTGGCTCTTCATTGGCTCAGA CTTCAGGTTCCTGTGGCGGTGTCATGGTGAGCAGTCTGAGGGCGAGAAGGCAGCGAAAAAGGTGATAGAAGACGAGTACAAGAAGCTGGGAGCCATGAG TTCTCAGGAGATCTTCACTGGGGTGGTTTTTGTGGTGATGGTGTTGCTGTGGTTGACCAGGTCTCCAGGTTTTATTCCAGGCTGGGCTTCACTCTTCCCTCA TAAATCGAACTACGTCACCGATGCCACCGTGGCTCTGCTGCTGGGTGTCCTCTTCTTCATCGTGCCTGCACACGGACCCTCCAAAAAATATG AAGCCATGATCTCCTGGAAAGAGTTTCAGGTCTCCATGCCGTGGCAGGTTGCCCTGCTGGTTGGTGGAGGCTTCGCACTTGCTAAAGGTGCAGAG GAGTCAGGTCTGTCGCTGTGGGTGGCGAGGCTGATGACACCTCTGGGCGAACTGCCAGTCTTGGCCACAGTCGCAATTGCCTGCATCATTGTCACCACGCTAACAGAGGTGGCCAGCAACGCCGCCACCATTACCATCTTCCTCCCTAttctctctcctctg GCTGAGGCCATACACGTCAACCCTTTGTACATCCTGATTCCTGCCACCCTGTGCACATCCTTCTCCTTCCTGCTGCCAGTGTCCAACCCGCCCAACGCTGTCGTGTACGCCTATGGACACATCACCATCATAGATATG GTGAAAGCGGGGCTTGGCGTCAACATGATTGGAGTCCTCGCCGTCCTACTGGCCGTGGCCGCGTGGGGAGTTCCTTTATTCTCTCTGGATACGTACCCGGACTGGGCACCAACCCTCCCCACCTTCAACTCCACCGTGCCTTGA